The following proteins come from a genomic window of Pirellula staleyi DSM 6068:
- the topA gene encoding type I DNA topoisomerase codes for MAKRASTGNKALVIVESPAKARTISKFLGPDYTVEASIGHIRDLPQGSKEIPKEYKGEKWAYLGVNVDDGFTPIYIVPPDKKQHVSKLKQLLKESDSLFLATDEDREGEAISWHLAEVLNPKVPVKRLVFHEITEEAIKGALANPRDIDDGLVRAQETRRILDRLYGYEVSQLLWRKVAPRLSAGRVQSVAVRMIVERERARMAFRSATYFDLLGRFASAEGKEFDAELVSVGGRRIPTGKDFDSTTGLLKDSKLLQMSEQEALALAERLKVAKFQVTGIEDRPYTRKPSDPFTTSTLQQEANRKLGFTARRTMDVAQSLYENGYITYMRTDSTNLAQVAIDAARDLVRTEYGDAFVPAQPRIYKSKVKNAQEAHEAIRPAGHPFKLPQNLRSELNPDQFRLFDMIWKRTIASQMADARGRNITITLEGDGAVFQVTGKTIEFAGFLRAYVEGSDDPDAELADQERILPSVDKGYPLNIKKLDAKSHTTQPPARFSEASLTAALEERGIGRPSTYASIIETILARQYVFKKGNALVPTWTAFSVSKLLEMHLPKLVDYQFTAQMEDLLDSISRKESEHGEYLRQFYFGDVKPQSDAGHSMAVGDEGLKKLLETKIQEIDARDMSRFSLGKPEEGGDEVFVRVGKFGPFIEQGERKASIQQETAPDEITLARALEMLNQASVAEEPLGLDPETQKPVYMKQGRFGPYVQLGTADDEEKPKNASLLKGMTPPDVTLEVALKLLSLPRNLGVHATLGEPIQAFNGKFGPYIKCGSETRSLPKEISPLEVTAEQAIELLAQPKTRGGGRGQAAAREPLRTLEPSPVTNEPIKLLAGRYGAYVTDGQTNASLPKDMQPETLTHEQAVQLLADRAAKAPAGGRGRRKAAPKKAAVKKAAPKKAAAKKGAKKAAPEKKKVVDVPFEVEE; via the coding sequence ATGGCCAAACGAGCCAGTACCGGAAACAAGGCATTGGTGATCGTCGAATCGCCCGCCAAGGCGCGAACGATCTCCAAATTCCTCGGGCCGGACTACACCGTCGAGGCGAGTATTGGTCACATCCGCGACCTTCCTCAGGGCTCGAAAGAGATTCCGAAGGAATATAAAGGTGAAAAATGGGCCTATTTGGGCGTGAACGTCGACGACGGCTTCACCCCGATTTACATCGTCCCGCCCGATAAAAAACAGCACGTCTCGAAGCTTAAACAGCTGCTGAAAGAATCCGACTCACTCTTTCTCGCGACCGACGAAGACCGCGAGGGGGAAGCGATCTCTTGGCACCTCGCGGAAGTTCTCAATCCGAAAGTCCCTGTCAAACGGCTCGTGTTTCACGAAATCACCGAAGAGGCGATTAAAGGGGCACTGGCCAATCCGCGCGATATCGACGATGGCCTGGTGCGCGCTCAAGAAACGCGCCGCATTCTCGACCGCCTTTATGGCTACGAAGTATCGCAGCTGCTTTGGCGTAAAGTGGCACCACGACTTTCAGCCGGCCGCGTTCAAAGCGTGGCGGTGCGCATGATTGTCGAGCGCGAGCGGGCTCGCATGGCTTTCCGGAGCGCTACGTACTTCGACTTGCTCGGGCGTTTTGCCTCCGCCGAAGGGAAAGAGTTCGATGCCGAACTCGTCTCGGTCGGTGGACGCCGCATTCCGACCGGCAAAGACTTCGATTCGACGACCGGTCTGCTGAAGGACAGCAAGCTGCTGCAGATGTCCGAGCAAGAGGCGCTCGCTTTAGCCGAGCGTCTGAAGGTGGCCAAGTTTCAAGTCACCGGTATCGAAGACCGCCCCTACACACGTAAGCCTTCCGATCCATTCACCACCAGCACGCTGCAACAAGAGGCCAACCGCAAGCTTGGTTTCACTGCGCGTCGCACGATGGACGTGGCGCAAAGCTTGTACGAAAACGGCTATATCACTTACATGCGTACCGACTCTACGAACCTGGCGCAAGTGGCCATCGACGCCGCACGCGATCTGGTTCGCACCGAGTATGGCGATGCCTTTGTCCCGGCTCAGCCGCGCATCTATAAATCGAAAGTGAAGAACGCGCAGGAAGCTCACGAAGCCATTCGTCCTGCTGGTCATCCGTTCAAATTGCCGCAGAATCTCCGGAGCGAACTCAACCCCGATCAGTTCCGGCTGTTCGACATGATTTGGAAGCGCACGATCGCCAGCCAAATGGCCGACGCTCGTGGTCGCAACATCACAATCACCCTCGAAGGGGACGGCGCCGTCTTTCAAGTCACGGGCAAAACGATCGAATTCGCGGGCTTTCTGCGAGCCTACGTCGAAGGCTCCGATGATCCCGATGCCGAGCTTGCAGATCAAGAACGGATTCTCCCGTCGGTTGACAAGGGATATCCCCTTAATATCAAAAAACTCGACGCCAAGAGCCATACGACTCAGCCTCCAGCGCGATTCAGCGAAGCCTCGCTCACGGCAGCGCTCGAAGAGCGCGGGATTGGTCGCCCGAGTACATACGCCTCGATTATCGAAACGATTCTCGCCCGGCAGTATGTCTTCAAAAAGGGTAATGCGCTCGTTCCAACTTGGACGGCGTTCAGCGTCTCGAAGCTTCTCGAAATGCATTTGCCAAAACTGGTCGACTATCAGTTCACCGCGCAAATGGAAGACTTGCTCGACTCGATCAGCCGCAAAGAATCCGAGCATGGCGAGTACCTCCGTCAGTTCTACTTCGGCGACGTCAAACCGCAGTCCGACGCTGGCCACTCGATGGCGGTGGGGGACGAGGGGCTCAAGAAACTGCTCGAGACCAAGATTCAAGAGATTGATGCGCGCGACATGAGCCGCTTCTCCCTCGGAAAGCCCGAAGAAGGTGGCGACGAAGTCTTCGTACGCGTCGGCAAGTTCGGCCCGTTCATCGAGCAAGGTGAGCGGAAGGCAAGCATTCAGCAAGAGACAGCGCCCGACGAAATCACCCTCGCTCGCGCCTTGGAAATGCTCAATCAAGCGAGCGTTGCCGAAGAACCGCTGGGGCTCGATCCTGAAACACAAAAGCCGGTCTACATGAAGCAGGGACGGTTTGGTCCTTACGTGCAGCTCGGCACAGCCGACGATGAAGAAAAGCCGAAAAACGCCTCGCTTTTGAAGGGCATGACACCTCCCGATGTCACTCTCGAAGTGGCCCTCAAGCTCCTTTCGCTCCCCCGCAATCTCGGTGTGCATGCCACGCTTGGCGAACCGATTCAAGCCTTCAACGGCAAGTTCGGACCGTACATCAAATGTGGTAGCGAAACTCGCTCGCTCCCCAAAGAAATTTCTCCGCTCGAAGTGACGGCAGAGCAAGCGATCGAGCTTCTGGCTCAGCCGAAAACGCGTGGTGGTGGTCGTGGTCAGGCAGCTGCTCGCGAGCCACTCCGCACGCTCGAACCCTCACCTGTGACTAACGAGCCCATCAAATTGCTCGCTGGCCGCTATGGGGCGTATGTCACTGACGGACAGACAAACGCCTCGCTTCCGAAAGATATGCAGCCCGAAACTCTCACGCACGAACAAGCGGTGCAATTGCTGGCCGATCGTGCCGCGAAAGCTCCGGCAGGTGGACGCGGACGTCGCAAAGCGGCTCCCAAGAAAGCTGCAGTAAAGAAGGCCGCTCCGAAAAAGGCTGCCGCCAAAAAGGGAGCTAAAAAAGCAGCCCCCGAAAAGAAGAAAGTGGTCGACGTTCCGTTTGAAGTCGAAGAGTAA
- the acpS gene encoding holo-ACP synthase gives MRVLGIGTDIVECLRVAKMIERHGEVFLMRVFTPHEIDYCTARKASTQHYAGRFAAKEAVLKALGTGWTRGVQWRDIEVQNEMGGKPRIALSGGAREICEKMGITEMMISISHCRSHATAYALAVGRDGDEGLLD, from the coding sequence ATGCGGGTGCTTGGAATCGGAACCGATATTGTCGAATGCTTGCGTGTGGCAAAGATGATCGAGCGCCACGGCGAAGTGTTTTTGATGCGCGTCTTCACGCCGCACGAGATCGACTACTGCACCGCGCGCAAGGCTTCGACACAGCACTACGCCGGCCGATTTGCGGCCAAAGAAGCGGTTCTCAAAGCACTCGGCACCGGCTGGACACGTGGCGTGCAGTGGCGCGATATCGAAGTGCAGAACGAAATGGGAGGCAAGCCTCGCATTGCCCTTTCGGGTGGCGCTCGCGAAATCTGCGAGAAAATGGGGATCACCGAAATGATGATCAGCATCAGCCATTGCCGCAGTCATGCGACTGCGTATGCACTCGCCGTGGGCCGCGATGGGGACGAAGGTTTGCTCGACTAA
- a CDS encoding HAMP domain-containing sensor histidine kinase — MFERRSLRWPITLGVVMIVLVVLLIVGWVLITAFGATTAGSRAGIYWALLSIGATLLAFVLVGVVMYLTLTIKAINLSRRQSNFIDSVTHELKSPIASLKLYLQTLNRRQVSPAEQENFYRYMLEDVERLDTLINHLLDAARLEKPTLQTEVEDIELTSTIRSISEQVALKHRAPLDVIQLQMTPVLVTATRVDLDLILRNLIDNAVKYASDSDPQVLVSTAMEGDSRVLIRVSDNGRGIPQPLRRKIFARFVRVGSELERDKPGTGLGLYIVRTLVVRCGGRIRIRDGLMGSGTTFEVVLPGQLLPDPPKDASVKEGAITAATPEIGVKS, encoded by the coding sequence ATGTTCGAACGACGCTCATTACGCTGGCCGATCACGCTCGGCGTGGTGATGATCGTGCTGGTCGTGCTGCTGATTGTCGGCTGGGTGCTGATCACCGCGTTTGGCGCGACCACAGCAGGCTCGCGCGCAGGAATTTACTGGGCCCTGTTATCGATCGGGGCCACGCTGCTGGCCTTTGTGCTGGTCGGAGTGGTGATGTACCTAACGCTCACCATCAAAGCAATCAACCTCAGCCGTCGACAATCGAATTTCATCGACAGTGTGACCCACGAACTCAAAAGCCCGATCGCCTCGCTCAAACTCTACTTGCAAACGCTCAATCGCCGCCAGGTGAGCCCCGCCGAACAAGAGAACTTCTATCGCTACATGCTCGAGGATGTCGAGCGTCTCGACACGCTGATCAACCATCTACTCGATGCCGCGCGGCTCGAAAAACCAACACTGCAAACCGAGGTCGAAGATATTGAACTCACTTCGACAATTCGTAGTATCTCGGAACAGGTGGCGTTAAAACATCGCGCGCCGCTCGACGTGATTCAGCTGCAAATGACACCGGTTTTAGTCACCGCGACACGCGTCGATCTCGACCTGATCTTGCGCAACTTAATCGATAACGCGGTGAAGTATGCATCGGATAGCGATCCGCAAGTGCTGGTGAGTACTGCCATGGAAGGTGACTCGCGCGTACTGATTCGTGTGAGCGACAATGGCCGAGGCATCCCTCAGCCTCTGCGACGCAAAATCTTCGCACGTTTTGTCCGTGTGGGATCGGAACTCGAGCGCGACAAGCCGGGAACTGGTTTGGGGCTCTACATCGTCCGCACGCTCGTTGTCCGATGTGGCGGCAGGATTCGTATTCGCGACGGGTTGATGGGTAGCGGAACCACGTTTGAAGTGGTTTTGCCTGGGCAGTTGCTTCCCGATCCTCCGAAGGATGCCTCGGTCAAAGAGGGAGCCATCACAGCAGCGACTCCTGAAATCGGCGTTAAGTCGTAG
- a CDS encoding M1 family aminopeptidase gives MLHLCKLAPRFGSLLGTLALLLIATPLLAQPASRSGPFAEAPRSLRSRQFDQLHLKLELDFDFQTQSVSAKATHRIKLFESLQEISFDAAEMKIKRVELKSTETTGQCKFEHRAAALRVELPNEVAKDTELEIQVVYEITKPKHGIHFVRPDEEEPTSLEMLWTQSEPEYARYWFPCFDHPSDRLTSEIIATVPTKFVTLSNGILVEKKEIGEGRTMWHWSQQQSHVAYLLSIVAGDFEIFEQKYGDLPVQSYVPRGRLADAPRSFEKTPAMVDFFSKKIGVGYPWPKYTQICVDEYNWGGMEHTSATTLNLGTLHDERAHLDVSSDGLVAHELAHQWWGDLVTCKDWAELWLNESFATYFANLWTEHDLGPVEATWERYGDGQSYLQEDRRYRRPIVTYRYRDPGAMFDRHSYPKGGRVLHMLREELGEENFWRGIKRYCELNQHRAVETADLRIAMEEATGRGLTWFFDQWAMHGGHPELTITSDYDSTAKSLEITIKQTQKVDELTPLFKLSAEIEIGTGSESSIRKITIDKAEQTFHFDVASRPTRVVFDPRDVLLKVVTHERSNDELLDVLAHSQHIIPRHEAVASLEQQIDDQDVLAALVKAAKSDPFWAVRMRAAEALAKTSSEEARKVLVDLVASDPKSSVRRMSASSLAKYAHDEARAALRSAIEKDPSYEVAATSIRSLVKIDAKQCRELLLASCERESHRDVILKAAVDGLVELKDQSAITPLAAMLDKPLASPRRTAIIIALAKLDPTSDDVMTKLEKGLASRRSEVRRASIDAVAELGQLRSIKPLEELRSREERRATIESIDEAIGKIRSAQNQNSELVKQVERLQKETADLQRKLEKIGSNPENKGE, from the coding sequence ATGTTGCATCTCTGTAAGTTGGCTCCCCGTTTTGGCTCGCTATTGGGCACCCTCGCCCTGCTTCTCATCGCGACACCGCTGCTGGCTCAACCTGCCAGCCGTTCGGGACCTTTTGCCGAAGCGCCTCGATCGCTGCGGAGCCGGCAGTTCGATCAGCTGCATCTGAAACTCGAACTCGATTTTGATTTCCAAACGCAAAGCGTCTCCGCGAAGGCGACTCACCGCATCAAACTCTTCGAGAGCCTGCAGGAAATTTCCTTCGATGCCGCTGAAATGAAGATTAAGCGGGTCGAACTGAAATCCACCGAGACGACGGGCCAGTGCAAGTTCGAACATCGTGCCGCAGCGCTACGTGTCGAACTACCAAACGAAGTAGCGAAAGATACGGAACTTGAAATTCAGGTGGTTTACGAAATCACGAAGCCCAAACATGGCATCCACTTTGTTCGCCCCGATGAGGAAGAACCGACGAGCCTCGAAATGCTTTGGACTCAAAGCGAGCCGGAGTATGCCCGCTACTGGTTCCCCTGCTTCGATCATCCCAGCGATCGACTCACAAGCGAGATCATCGCCACGGTTCCCACAAAGTTCGTCACTCTCAGTAATGGAATCTTGGTTGAAAAGAAGGAGATCGGCGAAGGACGAACCATGTGGCACTGGTCGCAGCAGCAATCGCACGTCGCCTATTTGCTGAGCATTGTCGCTGGCGATTTCGAAATCTTCGAGCAGAAGTATGGCGACCTGCCGGTGCAATCGTACGTTCCGCGCGGACGTCTCGCCGACGCTCCTCGCAGCTTCGAGAAAACCCCTGCGATGGTCGACTTCTTCTCGAAAAAGATTGGCGTCGGATATCCCTGGCCTAAATACACCCAAATCTGCGTCGACGAATACAACTGGGGTGGCATGGAACATACCTCGGCTACGACGCTGAATCTTGGCACACTCCACGATGAGCGCGCCCATTTGGATGTCAGCAGCGATGGACTCGTGGCGCACGAACTCGCGCATCAGTGGTGGGGTGACCTGGTGACGTGTAAAGATTGGGCCGAGCTGTGGCTCAACGAGAGTTTTGCAACGTACTTTGCCAACCTGTGGACCGAGCATGATCTGGGTCCGGTCGAAGCGACATGGGAACGTTATGGCGATGGCCAGAGCTACTTGCAGGAAGATCGCCGCTATCGTCGTCCCATCGTGACCTATCGTTATCGCGATCCCGGGGCGATGTTCGATCGTCACAGCTATCCCAAGGGGGGACGCGTGCTGCATATGCTACGCGAAGAACTTGGGGAAGAAAATTTCTGGCGCGGCATCAAACGCTACTGCGAACTGAATCAGCATCGAGCGGTGGAAACAGCCGACCTGCGCATCGCCATGGAAGAAGCGACCGGGCGCGGCCTCACGTGGTTCTTTGACCAATGGGCCATGCATGGTGGTCATCCCGAACTCACGATCACGTCGGACTACGATTCCACTGCTAAATCCCTCGAAATAACGATCAAGCAGACGCAAAAAGTCGACGAACTCACCCCCCTCTTTAAGCTGTCGGCTGAAATTGAAATTGGCACCGGAAGCGAGTCGAGCATTCGAAAAATCACGATCGATAAGGCCGAACAAACCTTCCATTTCGATGTCGCCAGTCGGCCTACACGTGTGGTGTTTGACCCGCGCGATGTGCTGCTGAAAGTAGTGACGCACGAGCGCAGCAACGATGAGCTTCTCGATGTCCTGGCCCATTCGCAGCACATCATTCCCCGTCACGAAGCGGTTGCCTCTCTCGAGCAGCAAATCGATGATCAAGATGTGCTCGCGGCCCTCGTGAAGGCTGCGAAGTCCGACCCGTTTTGGGCCGTGCGTATGCGAGCCGCCGAAGCACTTGCCAAGACATCGTCCGAAGAAGCGCGGAAAGTGCTGGTCGATCTTGTCGCGAGCGATCCCAAATCGAGTGTTCGTCGTATGTCGGCCAGTTCACTAGCCAAGTATGCGCACGACGAAGCTCGCGCAGCCCTTCGTAGCGCCATCGAAAAAGATCCTTCCTACGAAGTGGCTGCCACGTCGATTCGTTCGCTTGTAAAAATCGATGCCAAGCAGTGTCGCGAACTATTACTTGCTTCGTGCGAGCGTGAAAGTCATCGCGACGTGATCTTGAAGGCTGCTGTCGATGGGCTTGTCGAACTCAAGGATCAGTCGGCCATTACACCTCTGGCGGCAATGCTCGATAAGCCTCTTGCATCGCCCAGACGCACAGCCATTATCATTGCGCTAGCCAAGCTCGACCCGACGAGCGACGATGTGATGACGAAGCTCGAAAAGGGACTCGCCAGTCGCCGGAGTGAGGTGCGTCGCGCGTCGATCGATGCGGTGGCCGAACTCGGTCAACTCCGATCGATTAAGCCTCTTGAAGAACTACGCAGTCGCGAAGAGCGTCGCGCCACCATCGAGAGCATCGATGAAGCGATCGGGAAGATTCGGTCGGCTCAGAACCAGAATAGCGAACTCGTCAAGCAAGTCGAGCGACTCCAAAAAGAGACCGCCGATCTGCAGCGTAAGTTGGAAAAAATAGGGAGCAACCCTGAAAACAAAGGGGAATAA